Proteins from a single region of Chrysemys picta bellii isolate R12L10 chromosome 9, ASM1138683v2, whole genome shotgun sequence:
- the AMER1 gene encoding APC membrane recruitment protein 1 produces METCCTEEAVGTSSPSVICRQVEGGDRKQEESRAGDRLPEWSDVSVVAVEQAPPGKLKKTAFKLFGGKRSICTLPSFFGGKNKGQGKGASKKGLSKSKTHDGISDVAYEDGKGRLRLESPLNGGMDSHPRPLPSSQSAHLATDASVKFEFGRQESSPLGSAEGFEKKPNGDKSLSFPRPKKGLKGLFNSIRRHRKNKTAESEKAEWAADCGDGKQAKKTREAGAETQRASEEESPRGTPLPAPCTGSLDGNCSLSTTTNLGENTDWLMAAQSSSEGDAAMVPVGKDDILDVKLDAETIVCASSPYGGLPDAHHPDYPDNDPPSVHSGDQLSLIFGDVTSLKSFDSLTGCGDIIAEPDIDSIAESTISVERSRDAAKRSSCLVTYQGGGEEMARPEEIEEYLQQLWEGTTEADSRYETMLPQPINSPNLQGVNSKLETCGLREAAAHLYAGGVMDDVELLTPPSDQQESAPNSDEGYYDSTTPGPEDELGEIKKDRLPRDSYSGDALYEFYEPDDTLMSPSLGDESLFESKASHPEIFSRFLDFAVPAEKNLIQMMGQSSGVMETEEERLAAIQKQLLYWELQREPAVKRLDVPSKERCPRDKQYIECNTRAAKLIGKNQSCLGSEQVASPVLSRSVDAGISVSRLENPEWRDFQGTQCPEKYYNGQKAQGSCLIQLMKNNSVFDSDLDHAVFGGLNSLVPAKTVTVTCPSYRTHDPDSCFQNEHRSRVENCLREPQTESECEPEHAVNFSQALVEFTSSGTLFSSLSESLGSSDSGSSFTQNLSVLPTMVTFDIVDVEQEGEGECEQHLEMNADEDIAASFEAFDDSYVQKESFAECDERMFPGYPQDSFQSCNWGVGSLPHHLHLHGLSPSMPAPLSINRRSRSLDTESLELELADMPLSKNGLKPCQLWSKWDSGKKDSVPRLSRSKDSIQRSPSEGGEADGVLTWPGLQHVEYKAELSSGGEKPWSCTPTARAAVVESNWNTSEQSEVNSPYVSLGWNNARETPDRMPQDTGASNLMLQTPRHMVRPSNLPLQTETRQAQEVSSSYRYPRENMAKKLARVLPLGEKGADLPQSFAFTQSPNKTAKCKLVGITQGTLQFHDGTETLKPSACFAERYGSSSTDLLKGGPVHGNTLPISCQSTTVNVTVAK; encoded by the coding sequence ATGGAAACGTGCTGTACAGAGGAGGCCGTTGGAACCAGCTCTCCATCTGTCATCTGCAGGCAAGTTGAGGGAGGGGACCGGAAGCAGGAGGAGAGCAGAGCAGGTGACCGGCTGCCTGAATGGAGCGATGTTTCAGTTGTGGCTGTGGAGCAGGCACCCCCTGGCAAGCTGAAGAAAACTGCCTTCAAGCtctttggggggaagaggagcataTGCACCCTGCCAAGCTTctttggaggaaaaaataaaggCCAAGGGAAGGGAGCCTCCAAAAAGGGTCTCAGTAAAAGTAAGACGCACGATGGGATCAGCGACGTTGCATATGAGGATGGGAAAGGGAGGTTGCGGTTGGAGAGCCCCTTGAATGGAGGGATGGACTCGCATCCTCGCCCGCTGCCAAGCTCTCAGAGCGCTCACTTGGCAACAGACGCCAGCGTCAAATTTGAGTTTGgcaggcaggagagctctcccttGGGGAGTGCTGAGGGCTTTGAGAAAAAGCCCAATGGAGACAAATCGTTGTCCTTCCCTAGACCCAAGAAAGGGCTGAAGGGGCTTTTCAACAGCATCCGGCGCCACAGAAAGAACAAAACTGCTGAGTCTGAGAAAGCGGAGTGGGCTGCTGATTGTGGGGATGGAAAGCAAGCCAAGAAAACTCGAGAGGCGGGGGCTGAAACCCAGCGAGCCTCTGAGGAGGAGAGTCCAAGAGGCACCCCTCTCCCCGCACCATGCACAGGGAGCTTGGATGGTAACTGCTCACTGAGCACAACGACCAACCTGGGAGAAAACACCGACTGGCTCATGGCTGCTCAAAGTAGCTCGGAAGGAGATGCAGCAATGGTGCCTGTGGGCAAAGACGATATTCTAGATGTGAAATTGGATGCAGAGACTATTGTCTGTGCCAGCTCCCCCTACGGTGGCCTCCCAGATGCACACCATCCTGACTACCCAGACAACGACCCCCCTTCAGTACACTCCGGAGACCAGCTCAGCTTGATCTTTGGAGATGTCACTTCCCTTAAAAGTTTTGATTCCCTCACTGGGTGTGGAGACATAATTGCTGAGCCAGACATCGACAGTATTGCTGAGAGCACGATCTCCGTGGAGCGCAGTAGAGACGCTGCCAAGAGAAGCTCATGCCTTGTCACTTaccagggaggaggggaggagatggcCAGGCCAGAGGAGATAGAGGAGTACCTCCAGCAGCTGTGGGAGGGCACCACCGAGGCGGACAGCCGCTACGAAACCATGCTGCCTCAGCCCATAAACAGTCCCAACCTGCAGGGAGTGAATAGCAAGCTGGAGACTTGCGGCTTACGTGAGGCGGCAGCCCATCTGTATGCTGGAGGTGTGATGGATGATGTAGAGCTCTTAACACCACCCAGTGACCAGCAAGAATCTGCCCCCAATAGCGATGAGGGTTATTATGACTCTACCACACCAGGGCCAGAGGATGAACTTGGGGAAATCAAGAAGGACCGTCTCCCAAGAGACAGTTACAGCGGTGATGCACTTTATGAGTTTTATGAGCCCGATGACACCCTGATGAGCCCCTCTCTCGGGGACGAATCCTTATTTGAGAGCAAAGCATCTCATCCAGAGATCTTCAGCCGCTTCTTAGACTTCGCTGTCCCTGCCGAGAAGAACCTTATTCAGATGATGGGGCAGAGCAGCGGAGTGATGGAGACTGAGGAAGAGAGGCTGGCTGCTATTCAGAAACAGCTGCTGTATTGGGAGCTTCAGAGGGAACCAGCTGTAAAACGTCTGGATGTCCCCAGCAAAGAGAGATGTCCCAGAGACAAGCAATACATTGAATGTAATACTAGAGCAGCCAAATTAATTGGCAAAAATCAGAGTTGCCTTGGTAGCGAGCAAGTTGCTTCTCCAGTTTTGAGCAGAAGTGTAGATGCTGGGATTTCAGTGTCGAGACTGGAAAATCCTGAGTGGAGGGACTTTCAAGGGACACAGTGTCCAGAAAAGTATTACAATGGCCAAAAAGCCCAAGGGAGTTGCCTTATTCAGCTCATGAAAAACAACTCTGTGTTTGATTCTGATTTGGATCATGCAGTGTTTGGGGGACTAAATAGCTTAGTCCCAGCCAAAACTGTGACCGTGACCTGTCCCAGCTACAGAACACATGACCCtgatagctgttttcaaaatGAACACCGCAGCAGAGTGGAAAACTGCCTCAGGGAACCCCAGACAGAAAGTGAATGTGAACCTGAGCATGCTGTTAACTTCTCTCAGGCGCTGGTTGAGTTCACTAGCAGCGGCACTCTCTTCTCCAGCCTCTCTGAAAGCCTTGGTAGTTCTGATTCAGGTTCTTCCTTCACTCAGAACCTTTCTGTCCTTCCAACCATGGTCACTTTTGACATAGTGGATGTGGAGCAGGAAGGTGAGGGAGAATGTGAGCAGCATCTGGAGATGAATGCTGACGAGGACATTGCTGCATCCTTTGAGGCCTTTGATGACAGCTACGTGCAAAAGGAGTCCTTTGCCGAATGTGATGAACGAATGTTCCCGGGATATCCCCAAGACTCTTTCCAGAGCTGTAACTGGGGTGTTGGCAGCCTTCCCCATCACCTACACCTGCACGGCTTGAGCCCCTCCATGCCAGCACCACTCTCCATCAACAGAAGGAGCAGGTCACTTGATACGGAGAGTTTGGAGTTGGAGCTTGCAGATATGCCTCTCTCCAAGAATGGCCTTAAGCCTTGTCAGCTCTGGTCTAAATGGGACAGTGGCAAAAAGGACTCTGTCCCCAGGCTGAGCAGAAGCAAGGATAGCATTCAGCGGTCTCCTTCCGAAGGAGGAGAAGCTGATGGGGTCCTTACTTGGCCAGGGTTGCAGCATGTAGAGTACAAAGCCGAGCTTTCCTCAGGGGGAGAGAAACCGTGGAGCTGTACTCCGACTGCAAGGGCTGCTGTTGTCGAAAGCAACTGGAATACATCTGAGCAGTCAGAAGTGAATTCCCCTTACGTGTCCCTGGGATGGAACAATGCCAGGGAGACTCCGGACAGGATGCCTCAGGATACTGGGGCCAGTAATTTAATGCTTCAGACACCTAGACACATGGTCAGACCATCCAATTTACCTCTGCAGACTGAGACAAGACAGGCCCAAGAGGTGTCTAGCTCCTACAGGTATCCTAGAGAAAATATGGCCAAAAAGCTGGCTCGCGTGCTACCTTTGGGAGAAAAAGGGGCTGACTTACCTCAGAGCTTCGCTTTCACGCAGTCCCCTAACAAAACAGCAAAGTGCAAACTTGTTGGCATTACACAAGGAACGCTCCAGTTTCACGATGGCACTGAGACCTTAAAACCCTCAGCTTGCTTTGCTGAGCGTTATGGAAGCTCCAGTACAGACCTGCTGaaagggggacccgtacatgggAACACGCTGCCCATTAGCTGTCAAAGCACTACAGTGAATGTAACGGTAGCCAAATAG